From a single Paraburkholderia sp. FT54 genomic region:
- a CDS encoding helix-turn-helix domain-containing protein codes for MANETNSPDSIAVAERVRELMSRHGIGKRQQTTELCRILDLSFSQGHRKLRGNSPWTLSQIKKVAEVFGEPAAQLFGAQSLDPGMVGAIAQEAVFSIGAIELACTAWVGAALEAGSRPEFVAYSRLGQWRVARHDGTLYQSAYEVHKIEIYPRRAETDKPTIAVVDDDQASADNLRDYLERSGFAAVAIYGLAAFADQLQTQVFDGVVIDWLFGSQTSAAAIRAVRASENPDAPIFVLTGELLTGKASESEISQVIRTYDVACYEKPARMAILVADLSKRLNRP; via the coding sequence ATGGCCAACGAAACAAACTCACCTGACTCCATCGCAGTCGCCGAGCGCGTGCGCGAGTTGATGAGCCGGCACGGAATCGGCAAACGCCAGCAGACCACGGAACTGTGCCGCATCCTCGATCTGAGTTTTTCACAGGGGCACCGCAAGTTGCGCGGCAACAGCCCGTGGACCCTCTCGCAGATCAAGAAGGTCGCCGAGGTGTTCGGCGAACCGGCAGCCCAGCTGTTCGGCGCGCAATCGCTCGATCCCGGCATGGTCGGCGCGATCGCCCAGGAAGCCGTGTTCAGCATCGGCGCGATCGAACTGGCCTGCACGGCCTGGGTCGGCGCCGCGCTCGAGGCGGGCAGCCGCCCGGAATTCGTCGCGTACTCCCGGCTCGGTCAATGGCGCGTGGCGCGCCACGACGGCACGCTTTACCAAAGCGCGTACGAAGTCCACAAGATCGAGATCTATCCGCGCCGCGCCGAAACCGACAAGCCGACCATTGCCGTGGTCGACGACGACCAGGCCAGCGCCGACAACCTGCGTGACTATCTGGAGCGCAGCGGTTTCGCGGCGGTGGCGATCTACGGACTCGCGGCCTTTGCCGACCAACTGCAAACCCAGGTGTTCGACGGCGTCGTGATCGACTGGTTGTTCGGCTCGCAGACGTCGGCGGCCGCGATTCGCGCGGTACGCGCGTCGGAAAATCCCGACGCGCCCATCTTCGTGCTGACCGGCGAATTGCTGACCGGCAAGGCCAGCGAATCGGAGATCAGCCAGGTGATCCGCACTTACGACGTCGCATGCTATGAAAAGCCCGCGCGCATGGCGATCCTGGTCGCCGATCTGTCGAAGCGGCTGAACCGGCCTTAA
- a CDS encoding type II toxin-antitoxin system HipA family toxin: protein MGRQTHTRALSVWANGERVGVWRLPARGPMEFAYDPAWVASPAGRPLSLSLPFTPGNLAQKGPRVLNYFDNLLPDSEAIRKRIGQRYQTETLDAFDLLQAIGRDCVGAVQLLAEDDAPQGVERIEGTPLTDAEIEAMLARTVSNPALGAPDETDDFRVSLAGAQEKTALLWHDGKWQRPHGATPTTHIFKLPLGLVGNKLADLSTSVENEWLCLRILHAYGLPVANTEIMTFGKQRVLSVERFDRQMHSSGQWLLRLPQEDFCQVYGVPSHRKYENEGGPGVLDLARILQQSVEARQDIETLLTSQILFWMLAAPDGHAKNFSIRLLAGGHFRLTPLYDVMSIWPVEGSGPNQWSWFKARLAMGMWSRNKHDAFRDVQRRHFNTMALKCSYGADAEPLIQRLIEQTPGVIERVSAELPERFPSKVAERIFKGLKSSAAKLGTMPAG, encoded by the coding sequence ATGGGCCGCCAAACTCACACACGCGCGCTTTCGGTATGGGCCAACGGCGAGCGCGTCGGCGTCTGGCGCCTGCCCGCTCGCGGGCCCATGGAGTTCGCCTACGATCCCGCGTGGGTCGCCTCGCCCGCGGGACGGCCGCTGTCGCTGTCGCTGCCGTTCACGCCGGGCAATCTGGCGCAAAAAGGCCCGCGCGTCCTCAACTATTTCGACAATCTGCTGCCCGACAGCGAGGCGATCAGAAAGCGCATCGGCCAACGCTACCAGACCGAGACGCTCGATGCGTTCGATCTGCTGCAAGCCATCGGCCGCGATTGCGTGGGCGCCGTCCAGTTGCTCGCCGAAGACGACGCGCCGCAAGGCGTCGAACGGATCGAGGGCACGCCGCTCACGGACGCCGAGATCGAGGCCATGCTGGCGCGCACGGTCAGCAACCCCGCGCTCGGCGCGCCCGACGAGACGGATGATTTCCGCGTCTCGCTCGCCGGCGCGCAGGAGAAAACCGCGCTGCTGTGGCACGACGGCAAGTGGCAGCGGCCGCATGGCGCCACGCCCACCACGCACATTTTCAAGCTGCCGCTCGGACTGGTCGGCAACAAGCTCGCCGATCTCAGCACCTCGGTTGAAAACGAGTGGCTCTGTCTGCGGATTCTGCACGCCTACGGCCTGCCGGTCGCGAACACGGAGATCATGACGTTCGGCAAGCAGCGGGTGCTGAGCGTCGAGCGCTTCGACCGGCAAATGCATTCGAGCGGGCAATGGCTGTTGCGCCTGCCGCAGGAAGACTTCTGCCAGGTGTACGGCGTGCCGTCGCATCGCAAATACGAAAACGAAGGCGGCCCGGGCGTGCTCGACCTCGCGCGGATTCTGCAGCAATCGGTCGAGGCGCGGCAGGACATCGAGACGCTGCTCACGAGCCAGATTCTGTTCTGGATGCTGGCGGCGCCGGACGGCCACGCCAAGAACTTCAGCATTCGCCTGCTGGCGGGAGGCCACTTCCGCCTCACGCCGCTTTACGACGTGATGTCGATCTGGCCAGTGGAAGGCAGCGGCCCGAACCAGTGGTCATGGTTCAAGGCGCGGCTCGCCATGGGCATGTGGTCGCGCAACAAGCACGACGCGTTTCGCGACGTGCAGCGGCGCCACTTCAACACCATGGCGCTGAAATGCTCGTACGGCGCGGACGCGGAACCGCTGATCCAGCGGCTGATCGAACAGACGCCCGGCGTGATCGAGCGGGTCTCGGCGGAATTGCCCGAACGCTTTCCGTCCAAGGTTGCCGAGCGGATTTTCAAAGGCCTGAAAAGCTCGGCGGCGAAGCTCGGCACCATGCCTGCCGGCTAG
- a CDS encoding FAD-binding oxidoreductase, translating into MTTTYPLHANLTSADQVFPKRADVVIAGAGIMGCAAAYYLARRGLSVVVLDKSRIAGQQSSRAWGFVRQQGRESAEVPLMMAGIPLWKKLESELNFDLEWRQGGCLYVATGEEDWASFQQWMDVARQHGLDTRTLDRKQIDTVVTGMHGPALGGLYTPSDGQAEPRRAAAAFAARAAQAGALFFEGCGVIGVERAGGAIAGVVTERGTLRTSRFICAAGASSWRLLKTLGLELPQQAVRGTCMRTNPLPRITASTFWGHGLGVRQRANGAINLADDMQVDVDMTLGHFRALKWFLPELWTQCEKFSFHLNGASLRDLRERLPGGVPKHERVLHPRDPHPQPNVGHGPRALKKLRALFPALKDAQVVESWAGLIDVLPDGIPVIDAPPQVRGLTIATGFCGHGFAMGPIVGKLLAELNDGGQASLDLSAFRLQRFFDGTMQRPRSML; encoded by the coding sequence ATGACCACGACTTACCCGCTGCACGCGAACCTCACTTCCGCCGACCAGGTGTTCCCAAAACGTGCCGATGTGGTGATCGCCGGCGCCGGCATCATGGGCTGCGCGGCCGCCTACTATCTCGCGCGCCGTGGCCTTTCGGTAGTGGTGCTCGACAAATCGCGGATCGCCGGGCAGCAGTCGTCGCGGGCGTGGGGATTCGTGCGCCAGCAGGGCCGTGAATCCGCCGAAGTGCCACTGATGATGGCCGGCATCCCGCTGTGGAAAAAACTCGAGAGCGAACTGAATTTCGATCTCGAATGGCGTCAGGGCGGCTGTCTGTACGTGGCGACCGGCGAGGAGGACTGGGCCTCGTTCCAGCAATGGATGGATGTCGCGCGTCAGCACGGGCTCGATACGCGCACGCTCGATCGCAAGCAGATCGACACGGTCGTGACGGGAATGCACGGTCCCGCGCTCGGCGGCCTCTATACGCCGAGCGACGGCCAGGCGGAACCGCGCCGCGCCGCGGCCGCTTTCGCGGCGCGGGCGGCGCAAGCCGGCGCGCTGTTTTTCGAAGGCTGCGGCGTGATCGGCGTAGAGCGCGCGGGCGGCGCGATTGCCGGCGTGGTCACCGAGCGCGGCACGCTGCGCACCTCGCGCTTTATCTGCGCGGCCGGCGCCAGCAGCTGGCGTCTGCTCAAAACGCTCGGGCTCGAACTGCCGCAGCAGGCAGTGCGCGGCACCTGCATGCGCACCAATCCGCTGCCGCGCATCACCGCGTCGACGTTCTGGGGCCACGGCCTCGGCGTGCGGCAGCGGGCGAACGGCGCGATCAATCTCGCCGACGACATGCAGGTCGACGTCGACATGACGCTCGGCCATTTCCGCGCGCTCAAGTGGTTCTTGCCGGAGTTGTGGACGCAGTGCGAGAAGTTCAGCTTCCATCTGAACGGCGCGAGCCTGCGTGATCTGCGCGAGCGTTTGCCGGGCGGCGTGCCGAAACACGAGCGTGTGCTGCATCCGCGCGATCCGCATCCGCAGCCGAACGTGGGCCATGGGCCGCGTGCGTTGAAAAAACTGCGCGCCTTGTTCCCCGCGTTGAAAGACGCGCAGGTGGTCGAATCGTGGGCTGGCCTGATCGATGTGCTGCCCGACGGTATTCCGGTGATCGACGCGCCGCCGCAGGTCCGCGGGTTGACGATCGCCACCGGCTTTTGCGGCCACGGTTTCGCGATGGGGCCGATCGTCGGCAAACTGCTCGCGGAATTGAACGATGGCGGCCAGGCGTCGCTCGATCTGTCGGCGTTCCGTTTGCAGCGTTTCTTCGACGGCACGATGCAACGGCCTCGCAGCATGCTGTAA
- a CDS encoding Fur family transcriptional regulator, producing the protein MKTAKPAATADKATSATSAHAHEPGHTHGVSQEAALTLADEYCRERGEKLTPIRRKVLELLLNSGRATKAYSLLDEMRQIHPGSAPPTVYRALDFLLSAGLVHRIESINAFTVCHDLTQCQHGILVVCQQCGNVTELHQPKLRQALVTQIEDAGYRLASDEIELKGLCSACQALEAAASSKDSGTPVVAVK; encoded by the coding sequence ATGAAGACCGCCAAGCCCGCCGCGACCGCCGACAAAGCCACCTCCGCCACCTCCGCTCATGCTCATGAGCCGGGGCACACGCACGGTGTTTCGCAGGAAGCCGCACTGACCCTCGCGGACGAATATTGCCGCGAACGCGGCGAAAAGCTCACGCCGATCCGCCGCAAAGTGCTCGAATTGCTGCTGAATTCCGGGCGTGCCACCAAAGCGTATTCACTGCTCGACGAGATGCGCCAGATCCATCCCGGCTCGGCGCCGCCCACGGTTTACCGGGCGTTGGACTTTCTGCTCTCGGCGGGGCTCGTGCATCGGATCGAATCGATCAATGCGTTCACCGTCTGCCACGATCTGACGCAATGCCAGCACGGCATCCTGGTGGTTTGCCAGCAGTGCGGCAACGTCACCGAATTGCATCAGCCCAAACTGCGTCAGGCGCTCGTCACCCAAATCGAAGACGCGGGCTACCGCCTCGCGAGCGATGAAATCGAATTGAAGGGATTGTGCTCGGCGTGTCAGGCGCTGGAAGCCGCGGCGTCAAGCAAGGATTCGGGAACGCCTGTCGTCGCCGTCAAATAA
- a CDS encoding phosphoribosyltransferase, producing MNKPVLPLTYEQLDHWIESLQPALLAERFTMAIGILRGGAPLALMVSHAVGTPVAFLRYDRQARAVAWDSTLPIPPAGSTVLLCEDIAGRGFTLTDCIAFLQQRGLVVRTLTGAVDDLSRTQPDYAIDARGYFALFPWERQAYTERYRDDWARVESGAAPAMADDHEYATYAIDLDGILLPDVPLARYDEDLAAALAERDALLPFEELPDIDLQQVRTIITGRPELDRARTERWLARHGFGHLQLVMRTPHTHDESPAGSAAHKAAAALRGGVTHFIESDPVQALLIAQQAPLLRVIWWDARTQTGMLVGARAWS from the coding sequence ATGAACAAGCCGGTTTTGCCCCTGACGTACGAACAACTCGATCACTGGATCGAATCGCTGCAGCCAGCCTTGCTGGCGGAGCGCTTCACGATGGCGATCGGCATTCTGCGCGGCGGGGCGCCGCTCGCGCTGATGGTCTCGCATGCTGTCGGCACACCGGTCGCCTTCCTGCGCTACGACCGCCAGGCGCGCGCGGTGGCCTGGGATTCGACGCTGCCGATCCCGCCCGCGGGCTCGACCGTGCTGCTGTGCGAGGACATCGCGGGGCGCGGCTTCACGTTGACCGATTGCATCGCGTTTCTTCAGCAGCGGGGCCTCGTGGTCAGGACGCTGACCGGCGCCGTGGACGATCTGAGCCGCACGCAACCCGACTACGCGATCGACGCGCGCGGCTACTTCGCGTTGTTTCCGTGGGAGCGCCAGGCGTACACCGAGCGTTATCGCGACGATTGGGCGCGCGTCGAGTCAGGCGCGGCGCCCGCGATGGCGGACGATCACGAATACGCCACGTATGCGATCGACCTCGACGGCATTCTGCTGCCCGACGTGCCGCTCGCGCGTTACGACGAGGATCTGGCCGCCGCGCTCGCCGAACGCGATGCGCTGCTGCCATTCGAGGAGCTACCGGACATCGACTTGCAGCAGGTTCGCACAATCATCACCGGCCGGCCGGAACTGGATCGCGCGCGCACCGAAAGGTGGCTCGCGCGGCACGGCTTCGGTCATCTGCAACTGGTGATGCGCACGCCCCACACGCACGACGAAAGTCCCGCCGGCAGCGCGGCCCATAAGGCCGCGGCCGCATTGCGCGGCGGCGTCACGCATTTCATCGAGAGCGATCCGGTACAGGCGCTGCTGATCGCGCAACAAGCGCCGCTCCTGCGCGTGATCTGGTGGGACGCGCGCACGCAAACCGGCATGCTGGTCGGCGCGCGGGCGTGGAGCTGA
- a CDS encoding molybdopterin-dependent oxidoreductase: MIKSTARVSDRKRAVMGARLAAGLILALAACGAQAQSEPSSLSLDVQGKIGKTTDAARKTYHFSEAQLLALPVHAITTSTTWTPRSTFTGPLLADILKTAGAYGSQVEIHTLDDYTYTIPVADCDRYGVVVAYSMNGRRLKISDFGPLFLIYPRDAFPDELKGASGDSKFVWQIKALIVK, translated from the coding sequence ATGATCAAGTCGACCGCCAGGGTCAGTGACAGAAAACGCGCAGTAATGGGCGCACGGTTGGCGGCGGGCCTGATCCTCGCGCTGGCGGCGTGCGGCGCGCAGGCTCAGTCGGAGCCGTCATCCTTATCGCTCGACGTGCAAGGCAAGATCGGCAAGACCACCGATGCCGCGCGCAAGACCTATCACTTCAGCGAGGCGCAACTGCTCGCGCTGCCGGTCCACGCAATCACGACCTCGACCACCTGGACGCCGCGTTCCACCTTCACAGGGCCGCTGCTGGCGGATATTCTGAAGACAGCTGGCGCGTATGGCAGCCAGGTCGAGATCCATACGCTCGACGACTATACCTACACCATTCCGGTGGCGGACTGCGATCGCTACGGCGTGGTCGTCGCGTACAGCATGAACGGCCGGCGTCTGAAGATCAGCGACTTCGGGCCGCTGTTCCTTATCTATCCGCGCGATGCGTTCCCGGATGAACTCAAGGGCGCCTCGGGCGATTCGAAATTCGTATGGCAGATCAAAGCCCTCATCGTCAAATAA
- a CDS encoding ATP-binding domain-containing protein, which yields MARIVPDDWKSLAATGAAARERETLALLEEALPDGYTVYHGVHWTRLNQNFSVFGEADFVIVSPAGRVMIVEQKTGFLRETPKGLVKVYLQTERNVAIALAHTIESLHRRFTAAFGAGTYFIEELLYCPDHIVKDAAIAGVNPARIVDATRKDRLAAIIREALPADEPRLACAPKIHHFLADELALTPDASALVGQAGTLVTRLAGGLATWARRLEFAPFRLRVIGTAGSGKTQLAVQVMKDAVARGQRPLYVCFNRPLADHIARVAPPEAKVANYHQLCDWIARDAGREPDFQAGDVFDQLETIFADTPIDPRWQFDVLIIDEGQDFQQPWVAALERLLRPAAAWWWLEDPLQNLYMREPVALPGWTTLKETTNYRSPRDILDYVRDVVGASVPVAAALASGSPFDGSDISLSVYDEANAAEGSIEATKRAITQALSLGFRKQDIVLLSFRGREGSAMTALDHLGPHRLRSFTGKYDLFGNPEYREGDVLFESIYRFKGQAAPCVIFTEVDFETFDERIARKLFVGATRATMKLIVVASQRAARHLHLRDGKEIREAKEAREG from the coding sequence ATGGCCCGCATTGTTCCCGACGACTGGAAGAGCCTCGCCGCCACCGGCGCGGCGGCCCGCGAACGCGAAACGCTGGCGTTGCTGGAAGAGGCGCTGCCCGATGGCTACACCGTCTATCACGGCGTGCACTGGACGCGTCTGAACCAGAACTTCTCGGTGTTCGGCGAAGCCGATTTCGTGATCGTCAGTCCGGCCGGGCGCGTGATGATCGTCGAACAGAAAACCGGCTTCCTGCGAGAAACGCCGAAAGGGCTCGTCAAGGTCTATCTGCAAACCGAGCGTAATGTGGCGATCGCGCTCGCGCACACCATCGAGAGTTTGCATAGGCGCTTTACGGCGGCATTCGGCGCGGGCACCTATTTCATCGAGGAACTGTTGTATTGCCCGGACCACATCGTCAAGGACGCGGCGATTGCCGGCGTGAATCCCGCGCGGATCGTCGACGCGACGCGCAAGGACCGGCTCGCGGCGATCATCCGCGAAGCCTTGCCGGCCGACGAGCCGCGTCTTGCCTGCGCGCCGAAAATTCACCACTTTCTCGCCGACGAACTGGCGCTCACGCCCGACGCCAGCGCGCTGGTCGGACAAGCGGGCACGCTCGTCACGCGCCTCGCGGGCGGTCTGGCGACATGGGCGCGGCGGCTCGAGTTCGCGCCATTCCGGCTGCGCGTGATCGGCACGGCCGGCTCCGGCAAGACGCAACTCGCGGTGCAGGTCATGAAGGACGCGGTGGCGCGCGGCCAGCGGCCGCTATACGTGTGTTTCAACCGGCCGCTGGCGGATCACATCGCGCGGGTCGCGCCGCCCGAAGCGAAGGTGGCGAACTATCACCAGCTCTGCGACTGGATCGCGCGCGACGCGGGCCGGGAACCGGATTTCCAGGCGGGCGACGTATTCGATCAGCTCGAAACGATTTTCGCCGACACGCCGATCGATCCACGCTGGCAATTCGACGTGCTGATCATCGACGAAGGCCAGGACTTCCAGCAGCCGTGGGTCGCCGCACTCGAGCGTCTGTTGCGACCTGCCGCCGCGTGGTGGTGGCTCGAAGACCCGCTGCAGAATCTGTATATGCGTGAACCGGTTGCGCTACCCGGCTGGACCACGCTGAAAGAAACCACCAACTATCGCAGCCCGCGCGACATTCTCGATTATGTGCGCGACGTAGTCGGCGCCTCGGTGCCGGTCGCCGCGGCGCTCGCGTCGGGCAGTCCGTTCGACGGCTCCGATATCTCGCTCTCGGTCTACGACGAAGCGAACGCCGCCGAAGGCAGCATCGAGGCCACCAAGCGCGCGATTACGCAGGCACTCTCGCTCGGCTTTCGCAAGCAGGACATCGTGTTGCTGTCGTTTCGCGGCCGCGAAGGCTCGGCGATGACCGCGTTGGATCACCTCGGGCCGCATCGGCTGCGCAGTTTCACGGGCAAGTACGATCTGTTCGGCAACCCGGAGTATCGCGAAGGCGACGTGCTGTTCGAGTCGATCTACCGCTTCAAGGGGCAGGCGGCGCCGTGCGTGATTTTCACCGAGGTCGACTTCGAGACTTTCGACGAACGCATTGCGCGCAAGCTGTTCGTCGGCGCGACGCGCGCGACGATGAAGCTGATCGTCGTCGCATCGCAACGGGCCGCGCGGCATCTGCATTTGCGCGACGGCAAGGAGATCAGGGAAGCGAAAGAAGCGCGCGAAGGCTAG
- a CDS encoding ATP-binding protein encodes MADQSPHRQIMRRPWRRALYVLIWLTALAAPVGAIGYLLYANLLNPRATEQLTGSYDGFYWDAAQLQIAYARFENQLLLYQSGVDDDYQRLMLRYQLLQSKLHVMAGSTRRLTSQLSLLQRQLDEIHSLDQLLGGIEPEVDALPNDRSQANRIVAQLRQHWNEVNDLALSRRFADVADREAMNRDFIDKRRMLFAGGMLLLLLSAAATLLLVLNGRRRTRLMHQQHAALEAEHQASRAAREASHAKDAFLGMISHELRTPLHAIVSSIELLGFNYHSEADRKVIQRLETAARHLEAQMKDLTDYARLGAGKLELRHEHFEPRELLASIVDEHAMSAAARGLQLESEASGMSGLVDSDPHRIRQIVNNLVTNAIRYTETGTVRVQLRQRPALLIFVVSDTGPGVPHAQIPLIFQEFTQLDASPTRRFEGAGMGLTIVQGLVKLFGGAVEVASKVGEGTTFTVTIPVMPVAAAQPPDVAARAEPGGARPCVLIVDDNRLIRESLSEMVAHMNFDAHAVANADDALAWLDARRCDVVLLDLHMPERDGYAFLADFAARGGPSAGVPVIVVSAYAPEVSVTGEEAGSQPFFDALLKPVHYEELRSALQRALASRHTV; translated from the coding sequence ATGGCAGATCAAAGCCCTCATCGTCAAATAATGCGCCGACCGTGGCGCCGTGCGCTCTACGTGCTGATCTGGCTGACCGCGCTCGCGGCGCCGGTCGGCGCGATTGGCTATCTGTTGTACGCGAATCTGCTCAACCCGCGCGCTACCGAACAGTTGACCGGCTCTTACGACGGCTTCTACTGGGACGCCGCGCAACTGCAAATCGCCTACGCGCGCTTCGAGAACCAGTTGCTGCTGTATCAGTCGGGCGTCGACGACGACTATCAGCGGCTGATGCTGCGTTACCAGTTGCTGCAATCCAAGCTTCATGTGATGGCCGGCTCGACGCGCCGGTTGACCAGCCAGCTCTCGCTGCTGCAACGGCAACTGGACGAAATCCATTCGCTCGATCAGCTGCTGGGCGGCATCGAACCTGAAGTCGACGCGCTGCCGAACGACCGCAGCCAGGCCAACCGGATCGTCGCGCAACTGCGTCAGCACTGGAACGAGGTCAACGATCTCGCGCTGAGCCGCCGTTTCGCCGACGTCGCCGATCGCGAAGCGATGAACCGCGATTTCATCGACAAGCGCCGCATGCTGTTCGCGGGCGGCATGTTGCTGCTGTTGCTGTCGGCGGCGGCGACGCTGCTGCTCGTGTTGAACGGACGGCGCCGGACGCGCCTGATGCATCAACAGCACGCGGCGCTCGAAGCGGAGCACCAGGCGAGCCGCGCCGCGCGCGAAGCCAGTCACGCCAAGGACGCGTTTCTCGGCATGATCAGCCACGAACTGCGCACGCCGCTGCATGCGATCGTGTCGTCGATCGAATTGCTGGGCTTCAACTATCACTCCGAGGCGGACCGCAAGGTGATCCAGCGGCTCGAAACCGCGGCGCGGCATCTGGAAGCGCAGATGAAAGACCTGACCGACTACGCGCGCCTCGGCGCGGGCAAGCTCGAGTTGCGTCACGAGCATTTCGAGCCGCGCGAGCTGCTGGCGTCGATCGTCGATGAGCACGCGATGTCGGCCGCCGCGCGCGGTCTGCAATTGGAGAGCGAGGCGAGCGGCATGAGCGGCCTCGTCGATTCCGACCCGCACCGCATCCGCCAGATCGTCAACAACCTCGTCACCAACGCGATCCGCTACACCGAAACCGGCACGGTGCGCGTGCAGTTGCGGCAGCGGCCGGCGCTGCTGATTTTCGTCGTCAGCGATACGGGGCCGGGTGTGCCGCATGCGCAGATTCCGCTCATCTTCCAGGAGTTCACCCAACTGGATGCGTCGCCCACGCGCCGGTTCGAAGGCGCGGGCATGGGGCTGACCATTGTGCAAGGGCTGGTCAAACTGTTCGGCGGCGCCGTCGAGGTGGCGAGCAAAGTCGGCGAGGGCACGACCTTCACCGTGACGATTCCGGTCATGCCGGTGGCGGCAGCCCAGCCGCCGGACGTGGCGGCGCGCGCCGAGCCGGGCGGCGCGCGTCCGTGCGTGCTGATCGTCGACGACAACCGCCTGATTCGCGAGTCGCTCAGCGAAATGGTCGCGCACATGAATTTCGACGCGCACGCCGTCGCCAATGCCGACGATGCGCTCGCCTGGCTCGACGCGCGCCGCTGCGACGTGGTGTTGCTCGATCTGCATATGCCCGAGCGCGACGGCTATGCGTTTCTCGCGGACTTCGCCGCGCGGGGCGGCCCGTCCGCCGGTGTACCGGTGATCGTGGTCAGCGCGTATGCGCCGGAGGTGAGCGTGACGGGAGAAGAAGCCGGCTCGCAGCCGTTCTTCGACGCGTTATTAAAGCCGGTACATTACGAGGAGCTTCGCAGCGCGTTGCAGCGGGCTTTGGCTTCGCGGCATACGGTGTGA
- a CDS encoding response regulator has protein sequence MSSNIAAAQIAGKSQGETLAKSDGLTGFLEQQRKMNGALRLDQATIVLVEDDPDSRESLTLLLEAEGAHVVAVADAEEGVEAALRLLPDAVVCDLELPAMDGFYLIQRLRDHEIRGDHAPSVAVALTGHTDDAYRLRSIGEGFQYFMTKPALPDDLVTLLHDAIHARAAG, from the coding sequence ATGAGCAGCAATATCGCAGCCGCGCAAATCGCCGGCAAGTCGCAGGGCGAAACGTTGGCCAAGTCGGACGGCCTAACCGGTTTTTTAGAGCAACAACGGAAAATGAACGGAGCATTGAGACTCGATCAGGCCACGATCGTGCTCGTAGAAGACGACCCGGACAGCCGGGAATCGTTGACCTTATTACTCGAGGCGGAAGGCGCGCATGTTGTCGCCGTGGCGGATGCGGAAGAGGGCGTGGAGGCGGCGCTGCGGTTATTACCCGACGCCGTGGTGTGCGATCTGGAGTTGCCCGCCATGGACGGCTTCTACCTGATCCAGCGCTTGCGCGACCACGAGATTCGCGGCGACCACGCGCCTTCGGTGGCCGTGGCGCTCACCGGCCACACTGACGACGCTTACCGCTTACGCAGCATCGGCGAAGGCTTCCAGTATTTCATGACCAAGCCGGCTTTGCCCGACGACCTCGTCACGCTGCTGCACGACGCGATCCACGCTCGCGCGGCGGGCTGA
- a CDS encoding glutathione S-transferase family protein: protein MITIWGRANSVNVQKVLWCCDELVLPYDRVDAGLQFGRNNEPDYLAMNPTGKIPTLVDDDFVLWESNSILRYLVMQYGEGSLLYPSEPQPRASIDRWLDWSLSTLQPAERPVFWALVRTPAAERDAAKLATDFNAVAALWHMLDTHLQGRFFLEGEKFTLADIVIGAYAKRWFGLDGVQRPPLPNLERWYSRIATRTGFKKYVDFALT, encoded by the coding sequence ATGATTACGATCTGGGGACGCGCCAATTCGGTCAACGTCCAGAAAGTGCTGTGGTGCTGCGATGAACTGGTGCTGCCGTATGACCGTGTCGATGCCGGCCTGCAATTCGGCCGTAACAACGAACCCGACTATCTCGCGATGAACCCGACCGGCAAGATTCCGACGCTGGTCGACGACGACTTCGTGCTGTGGGAATCGAACTCGATTCTGCGCTATCTGGTGATGCAGTACGGCGAAGGCAGCCTGCTGTATCCGTCCGAGCCGCAACCGCGCGCCAGCATCGACCGCTGGCTGGACTGGTCGCTGTCCACGCTGCAACCCGCCGAGCGTCCGGTGTTCTGGGCGCTCGTGCGCACGCCCGCCGCCGAGCGCGACGCAGCCAAACTCGCCACCGACTTCAACGCCGTCGCCGCGCTGTGGCACATGCTGGACACGCATCTGCAGGGGCGCTTCTTTCTCGAGGGCGAGAAGTTCACGCTGGCTGACATCGTGATCGGCGCCTACGCCAAACGCTGGTTCGGGCTGGACGGCGTGCAGCGTCCGCCGCTGCCGAATCTCGAGCGCTGGTATTCGCGCATTGCGACGCGCACGGGTTTCAAGAAGTATGTCGACTTCGCGCTGACTTGA
- a CDS encoding helix-turn-helix transcriptional regulator, with protein sequence MLHLIATPDQMAQLLAASRRQAGLTQAEAAARIGVSQSRISAFETDAAALTLAQLLALCGVYGLQLQLRDKSQALPGPAPLIEW encoded by the coding sequence ATGCTCCACCTCATCGCCACGCCGGACCAGATGGCCCAGCTGCTTGCTGCCAGCCGACGGCAAGCCGGCCTCACGCAGGCCGAGGCCGCCGCGCGCATCGGCGTCAGCCAGAGCCGCATTTCGGCCTTCGAAACCGACGCCGCCGCCCTCACCCTCGCACAATTGCTGGCCTTGTGCGGCGTCTACGGCCTGCAATTGCAGTTGCGCGACAAGAGCCAGGCGCTACCGGGCCCGGCGCCGTTGATCGAGTGGTGA